A genomic segment from Polyangium mundeleinium encodes:
- a CDS encoding vWA domain-containing protein, giving the protein MSRMSKSGTSMILGSLCLASVVGGGGCTKAAPSNEEAPALSPDEPNTRAKGEQGFLADDAKQEAQAGKYGVRGGDMSRAPGDAPAAAEKAKAGGAAAPPPAPTQALIPPAANDAPTIDPNGRFATTYRPGGGHLAAFESAVARGIIPAGERELVSDIGARYVTGFEVPKGKALGIQAGLERGKLPPSGSPFHLRLTLKSSPDKPAERPHLSVHLVLDVSGSMQGESIKQAREAASALVDKLAPSDDFSLVTFSTDAEVKIPDGPVGARREAIKKVIAEIKEGGGTNISSGLELGYAQAETKTIPQDAVKVVLLLSDGRANSGIKSASGISKLALDAFQKGIQTSTFGLGTDYDGALMSAIAEDGAGGYYYLRDAAQIAPALGTELDKRLDPAATAVEVRVRLKKGFDLLKVYGSRRLSEAEAQRVRAQEVAADEQAAKRDNIKQDRKEDNEGGMRFFIPAFAAGDSHALLFQLRAGAGVGKGQLALVELKYKDRISKKNVTEEFPVDIEWADSDAASGATIDGSVARTIQGFAAGETLARAAQNVAGGDKQSAISLLTERETILREAAKTLEEPLFLKDADRLARMREHAAQSTGMGDPLLFAMLLETASRSHLR; this is encoded by the coding sequence ATGTCGCGCATGTCGAAGAGCGGTACCTCGATGATCCTCGGAAGCCTCTGCCTGGCGAGCGTCGTCGGCGGCGGCGGGTGCACGAAGGCAGCCCCGAGCAACGAGGAAGCACCCGCGCTGTCGCCCGACGAGCCGAACACCCGGGCCAAAGGTGAGCAGGGCTTCTTGGCCGACGACGCCAAGCAGGAAGCACAGGCGGGCAAGTACGGCGTCCGCGGCGGCGACATGAGCCGCGCGCCGGGCGACGCCCCGGCCGCCGCGGAGAAAGCCAAAGCCGGCGGCGCCGCCGCCCCGCCGCCCGCCCCGACCCAGGCGTTGATCCCGCCCGCCGCGAATGACGCGCCCACGATCGATCCGAACGGCCGGTTTGCCACGACATACCGTCCCGGCGGCGGCCACCTCGCCGCGTTCGAGTCCGCCGTTGCGCGCGGCATCATCCCCGCGGGCGAGCGCGAGCTCGTCTCGGACATCGGCGCCCGCTACGTCACGGGCTTCGAAGTCCCGAAGGGCAAGGCGCTCGGCATCCAGGCCGGCCTGGAGCGCGGAAAACTCCCGCCCTCGGGCAGCCCGTTCCACCTCCGCCTCACGCTGAAATCGAGCCCCGACAAACCTGCTGAGCGCCCGCACCTCTCCGTGCACCTCGTCCTCGACGTGAGCGGCTCGATGCAAGGCGAGTCGATCAAGCAGGCCCGCGAGGCCGCGAGCGCGCTCGTCGACAAGCTCGCCCCGAGCGATGATTTTTCCCTCGTGACGTTCTCGACCGACGCCGAGGTGAAGATCCCCGACGGCCCCGTCGGCGCGCGCCGCGAGGCCATCAAGAAGGTCATCGCCGAGATCAAGGAAGGCGGAGGCACCAACATTTCGAGCGGCCTCGAGCTCGGGTATGCGCAGGCCGAGACGAAGACCATCCCGCAGGACGCGGTGAAGGTCGTGCTTTTGCTCTCCGACGGCCGCGCGAACAGCGGGATCAAGTCGGCGAGCGGCATCTCGAAGCTCGCGCTCGACGCCTTTCAGAAGGGCATTCAAACGAGCACGTTTGGCCTCGGCACGGATTACGACGGCGCGCTCATGAGCGCGATCGCCGAGGATGGCGCGGGCGGCTACTATTACCTGCGCGACGCGGCGCAGATCGCCCCGGCGCTCGGCACCGAGCTCGACAAGCGCCTCGACCCGGCGGCGACGGCCGTCGAGGTCCGCGTGCGCCTGAAGAAGGGCTTTGATCTGCTCAAGGTCTACGGCTCGCGCCGCCTCTCGGAGGCCGAGGCGCAACGCGTGCGGGCGCAGGAAGTCGCGGCGGACGAGCAAGCGGCGAAGCGCGACAACATCAAGCAGGACCGCAAAGAGGACAACGAGGGCGGCATGCGGTTCTTCATCCCGGCCTTCGCCGCGGGCGATAGCCACGCGTTGCTCTTCCAGCTCCGTGCGGGCGCCGGCGTGGGCAAGGGGCAGCTCGCGCTGGTCGAGCTCAAGTACAAGGACCGCATTTCCAAGAAAAACGTGACCGAAGAGTTCCCGGTCGACATCGAGTGGGCTGACTCCGACGCGGCGAGCGGGGCGACGATCGACGGCTCCGTGGCCCGCACGATCCAGGGTTTCGCCGCGGGCGAGACGCTGGCGCGCGCGGCGCAGAACGTCGCGGGGGGCGACAAGCAGTCCGCGATCAGCCTGCTCACCGAGCGCGAGACGATCCTGCGCGAGGCGGCGAAGACCCTCGAAGAGCCGCTCTTCCTGAAAGACGCCGATCGCCTCGCCCGCATGCGCGAGCACGCGGCGCAAAGCACGGGCATGGGGGATCCGCTCCTCTTCGCCATGCTGCTCGAGACCGCGAGCCGCTCGCACCTGCGTTAG
- a CDS encoding DUF6992 family protein: MPRRALGIHVLALLLAPAIARAEPPAPAIAPVPLPVPKGPDPAALAAREAHLETQTRAMTVLTSWAVASIATGAALWATGGDAYTRSIGIQNVAWGAVDGVIAGFGYHGLAKQRGLDKPLSSWQAEDRRMRTIFLVNAGLDVLYVTAGALMVGFGKNDWVRGAGAGVALQGSFLFAFDTAMGLGAR; encoded by the coding sequence ATGCCACGGCGTGCCCTCGGAATCCACGTCCTCGCCTTGCTCCTCGCGCCCGCGATCGCGCGCGCCGAGCCGCCTGCGCCCGCGATCGCGCCCGTGCCGCTGCCGGTACCGAAAGGTCCCGATCCCGCGGCCCTCGCCGCACGCGAGGCGCACCTCGAAACACAGACGCGAGCGATGACCGTGCTCACGAGCTGGGCCGTCGCCAGCATCGCCACGGGCGCCGCATTATGGGCCACGGGCGGCGACGCCTACACGCGCTCGATAGGCATCCAGAACGTCGCCTGGGGCGCGGTCGACGGCGTCATCGCCGGGTTCGGCTACCACGGCCTCGCGAAGCAACGCGGCCTCGACAAACCCCTTTCCTCCTGGCAGGCCGAGGACCGCAGGATGCGGACGATCTTCCTCGTGAATGCGGGGCTCGACGTCCTGTACGTGACGGCCGGGGCCTTGATGGTCGGGTTTGGCAAGAACGACTGGGTCCGCGGCGCCGGCGCGGGCGTCGCCCTGCAAGGCAGCTTCCTCTTCGCCTTCGACACGGCCATGGGGCTCGGGGCCCGTTGA
- a CDS encoding alpha/beta fold hydrolase, with product MYQDDALPRRPFLGLELRACPAEGASEGLPVVRVAEGGAAALAGVRAGDRLLSLGGATVSEPRALVALVRGLVPGAPLHFEIVRDGARVTLPGKATALPVEHIAGAEVRLGHVTVRGSWRQRTLLAIPTSGKPPFPGMLFLSGLRTGSCELSQDPEDPMRRLLEGLAAAGIATMRVERSGVGDSEGPPCQTLGFFDEVEGSRAALESLAKDPRVGRIVLFGQSLGGMIAPLLAGEGTRACGIVVFGTTSRKWVDCMVRATRFQGILAGMEGEALEEHVAAWSEMHVSVCRDGMFPRDVFAARPEHAWLEGPSCHGETMFGRHVSLFREIERLDLPALWRATTVPVLVLHGRYDHAIPPDEGRMIADEIASASPGRSLLVLLDQVGHDMRRHESHVQSYTNPRAGVWDEGILRTTLEWLALEGLISEEPRR from the coding sequence ATGTACCAAGACGACGCGCTCCCCCGAAGACCCTTCCTCGGCCTCGAACTACGCGCGTGTCCCGCGGAGGGCGCCTCGGAGGGCCTCCCGGTCGTGCGGGTGGCCGAAGGCGGGGCCGCCGCGCTCGCGGGCGTGCGTGCGGGCGATCGCCTGCTTTCGCTGGGCGGCGCGACGGTGTCCGAGCCGCGCGCGCTCGTCGCGCTCGTGCGAGGCCTCGTGCCCGGCGCGCCGCTCCATTTCGAGATCGTGCGGGACGGCGCGCGCGTGACGCTCCCGGGGAAGGCCACGGCGCTGCCGGTCGAGCATATCGCGGGGGCGGAGGTTCGTCTGGGACACGTGACCGTGCGGGGATCGTGGCGGCAAAGGACATTGCTTGCGATCCCGACGTCCGGAAAGCCGCCCTTCCCGGGGATGCTTTTTCTTTCGGGCCTGCGTACGGGGTCCTGTGAGCTCTCGCAAGACCCGGAGGATCCGATGCGACGGCTCCTCGAAGGCCTCGCTGCCGCGGGGATCGCCACGATGCGCGTCGAGCGCAGCGGCGTGGGCGACAGCGAGGGTCCGCCCTGCCAAACCCTGGGCTTCTTCGACGAGGTGGAGGGGTCACGGGCCGCACTCGAATCCCTGGCGAAGGACCCGCGCGTGGGGCGGATCGTGCTCTTCGGCCAGAGCCTCGGGGGGATGATCGCGCCGCTTCTCGCGGGTGAGGGCACACGGGCGTGTGGCATCGTCGTGTTCGGCACGACCTCGCGCAAATGGGTCGATTGTATGGTCCGGGCGACGCGGTTCCAAGGCATCCTCGCCGGGATGGAAGGCGAGGCGCTCGAAGAACACGTCGCCGCGTGGAGCGAGATGCACGTGAGCGTTTGTCGGGATGGCATGTTCCCGCGAGACGTCTTTGCGGCGCGCCCCGAGCATGCGTGGCTCGAAGGGCCCTCGTGCCACGGCGAGACGATGTTCGGCCGGCATGTCTCGTTGTTCCGGGAGATCGAGCGCCTCGATCTCCCCGCGCTCTGGAGGGCGACCACCGTGCCCGTGCTCGTGCTGCACGGCCGCTACGATCACGCCATTCCGCCGGACGAGGGGCGGATGATCGCGGACGAGATCGCGAGCGCTTCCCCGGGGCGGTCGCTTCTCGTGCTCCTCGACCAGGTGGGGCACGACATGCGCAGGCACGAGAGCCACGTGCAGAGCTACACGAATCCACGCGCCGGGGTGTGGGACGAGGGGATTCTCCGCACGACGCTCGAATGGCTCGCGCTCGAGGGGCTGATCAGCGAAGAACCTCGTCGATGA
- a CDS encoding radical SAM/SPASM domain-containing protein, whose product MAELRIPTTTPAPRARRPEDGDAPIPLFAVWELTMKCDQPCQHCGSRAGHARNAELSTDEVFEVADGLARLGCREVVLIGGEAYLREDIHAIVGRLARHGLRVIMQTGGRAMTVERARKLRDAGLTALGVSVDGTAPIHDELRGNRGSHAAAMRALEAGAAAGLLLTANTQINRLNMGVLREIATEVRARGVLAWQVQITVPMGRAADRPEWIVEPWHVVPIIDTLAAIQREAAIEGQGKGWIFDVVAGNNLGYYGPHEALLRSRPGGQEAYWSGCRAGISGIGIESDGTVKGCPSLPTAPYAGGNVRAISLDAIWEHGEALKFSRERTEDELWGFCRTCYFAPYCRAGCSWTTHCTLGRRGNNPFCYHRVKELEKRGVRERIEKRKNAPQQPYDFGLFELVEEPLGAEPVGLSGEAPRRRLPIASD is encoded by the coding sequence ATGGCCGAGCTTCGGATCCCCACGACGACCCCCGCCCCCCGCGCGCGCAGGCCCGAGGACGGCGACGCGCCCATCCCTCTCTTCGCCGTCTGGGAGCTGACGATGAAATGCGATCAGCCCTGCCAGCATTGCGGGTCGCGCGCGGGCCACGCCCGGAACGCCGAGCTCTCGACGGACGAGGTCTTCGAAGTCGCCGACGGCCTCGCCCGCCTCGGCTGCCGCGAGGTCGTGCTCATCGGCGGCGAGGCGTATCTCCGCGAGGACATCCACGCGATCGTCGGTCGCCTCGCCCGGCACGGGCTCCGCGTCATCATGCAGACGGGCGGCCGCGCGATGACGGTCGAACGAGCGCGAAAGCTCCGCGACGCCGGCCTCACGGCGCTCGGGGTCTCCGTCGACGGCACGGCGCCGATTCACGACGAGCTCCGCGGCAATCGAGGCAGCCACGCCGCCGCGATGCGCGCGCTCGAAGCGGGCGCCGCCGCCGGGCTGCTCCTCACCGCGAATACGCAGATCAACCGCCTGAACATGGGCGTCTTGCGCGAGATCGCCACGGAAGTCCGCGCCCGCGGCGTGCTCGCGTGGCAGGTGCAGATCACGGTGCCCATGGGCCGCGCGGCCGATCGGCCCGAGTGGATCGTCGAGCCGTGGCACGTGGTGCCGATCATCGACACGCTCGCGGCCATTCAGCGCGAGGCCGCGATCGAGGGCCAGGGCAAGGGCTGGATCTTCGACGTCGTGGCGGGCAACAACCTCGGCTATTACGGCCCGCACGAGGCCCTGCTCCGATCACGGCCGGGCGGCCAGGAGGCCTACTGGAGCGGCTGCCGCGCAGGCATTTCCGGCATCGGCATCGAATCCGACGGGACCGTGAAGGGCTGCCCCTCGCTCCCCACGGCGCCTTACGCGGGCGGCAACGTGCGCGCGATCTCGCTCGACGCCATCTGGGAGCACGGGGAGGCGCTGAAGTTTTCCCGCGAGCGGACGGAGGACGAGCTATGGGGGTTCTGCCGGACCTGTTATTTCGCCCCGTACTGCCGCGCAGGCTGCTCGTGGACGACCCATTGCACACTCGGGCGGCGCGGGAACAACCCGTTCTGTTATCATCGCGTGAAGGAACTCGAAAAACGCGGCGTGCGCGAGCGGATCGAGAAGCGGAAAAACGCTCCGCAACAGCCCTACGACTTCGGCCTGTTCGAGCTCGTGGAGGAGCCGCTCGGCGCAGAGCCCGTCGGCCTGTCGGGCGAGGCGCCGCGGCGCAGGTTGCCGATCGCTTCCGATTGA
- a CDS encoding RNA polymerase sigma factor, whose protein sequence is MRALDLLAPLFFSRPTASAARVEEELVERLRRGESSAIAEVYDEHYATVRAFARRLTGDDAAAEDLVHDVFVSLPSAAQRFRGESSLKTFLVSIAVNHARHHLRSAARRRVALERLGREPLPDAPNPERDVSRAALARALDRALDQLPVPQRVAFVLCEVEDRSAREAAEIMGVPEATARTRLFHAKQKLRALLDEEESR, encoded by the coding sequence ATGAGGGCCCTCGATTTGCTTGCGCCTCTCTTTTTCTCGCGCCCCACGGCCAGCGCCGCTCGGGTCGAGGAAGAGCTCGTGGAGCGGCTGCGTCGCGGTGAGAGCTCCGCGATCGCCGAGGTGTACGACGAGCACTACGCCACCGTCCGCGCCTTCGCCCGCCGCCTCACCGGTGACGACGCCGCGGCCGAGGACCTCGTTCACGACGTGTTCGTCAGCTTGCCCAGCGCGGCGCAGCGGTTCCGCGGCGAGTCGTCGCTCAAGACGTTCCTCGTCTCGATCGCCGTGAACCACGCCCGCCATCATCTCCGCTCCGCCGCCCGTCGCCGCGTGGCCCTGGAGCGGCTCGGCCGCGAGCCTCTTCCGGACGCACCGAACCCGGAGCGAGACGTGAGCCGCGCCGCGCTGGCCCGCGCGCTCGACCGCGCCCTCGATCAGCTCCCCGTCCCGCAACGTGTGGCGTTCGTGCTCTGCGAGGTCGAGGATCGCAGCGCGCGCGAGGCCGCCGAGATCATGGGCGTGCCCGAGGCCACGGCGCGCACGCGCCTGTTCCACGCGAAGCAGAAGCTCAGGGCCCTGCTCGATGAGGAGGAGAGCCGATGA
- a CDS encoding tetratricopeptide repeat protein produces the protein MKDDVLRAATRALREEADASKGREAETRARVLATLKSRRARKLAAIRVFVPLAAVLVGSVAWAEATHRLPSVWYELKHDLGFGREEEEAPAAAPSNPPVGRPVAKNAAPAEKAEAPAEKAEPSAEEAAEPEVSPLRSEAQAAPPETVGAQAVAAPKIVAAASSPKPSASTGTAVVEAPAAAPAPQVDTDDALYRAAHQAHFVTRDPAGALAAWDAYLRAAPRGRFAPEAHYNRALCLVRLGRTAEAERTLELFASGSFGGYRKAEAKALLDAMRGPTP, from the coding sequence ATGAAGGACGACGTGCTCCGCGCCGCCACCCGCGCGCTTCGCGAAGAGGCCGATGCATCGAAGGGCCGAGAAGCCGAGACGCGCGCCCGCGTCCTCGCCACGCTGAAGTCGCGTCGCGCGCGCAAACTCGCGGCGATCCGGGTGTTCGTCCCCCTCGCGGCCGTGCTCGTGGGTTCGGTCGCGTGGGCCGAGGCGACGCACCGATTGCCGAGCGTCTGGTACGAGCTCAAGCACGATCTCGGGTTCGGACGAGAAGAAGAGGAGGCGCCCGCGGCGGCGCCCTCGAATCCGCCCGTGGGGAGGCCTGTCGCGAAAAACGCGGCGCCCGCGGAGAAGGCGGAAGCGCCTGCAGAGAAGGCGGAACCGTCCGCGGAGGAGGCGGCCGAGCCCGAGGTTTCGCCGTTGCGGAGCGAGGCGCAGGCCGCGCCTCCCGAGACCGTGGGTGCTCAAGCGGTTGCAGCACCAAAGATTGTAGCGGCGGCGTCGTCTCCAAAGCCGAGCGCATCGACCGGAACGGCCGTCGTCGAAGCTCCCGCCGCGGCGCCTGCGCCTCAGGTCGACACGGACGACGCGCTGTACCGCGCCGCCCACCAGGCCCATTTCGTCACGCGGGATCCGGCCGGCGCGCTCGCGGCGTGGGACGCTTATTTGCGGGCGGCGCCGCGCGGTCGGTTCGCGCCCGAGGCCCATTACAACCGGGCGCTTTGCCTCGTGCGGCTCGGACGAACGGCCGAGGCCGAGCGGACGCTGGAGCTCTTCGCATCGGGCTCCTTCGGCGGCTACCGCAAGGCCGAGGCGAAGGCGCTGCTCGACGCGATGCGCGGCCCCACGCCGTGA
- a CDS encoding LA_2272 family surface repeat-containing protein has translation MNRNDAATRASRAILLALRVALLAAGPLSMPTFTRAAHAEEPTGSAVVLVVEGLPWDVDPEAVRAAIGREIGKAVVLSGAAPAGKASFVLRGEGGRRVTLTYRADGEGAIVGRTIDLPDDAERAADTLALLAGNLARDEAAELAALLGKRPEDKPAAAPSEAPKETPSEAPSDASSDAPAAPPVAEKAEAPAQEAPAKAPPPKGEPAPRKAAPARAPAPAVEPPTTPTRTPSLEELAPCWRHDATPFFAGANALPRIGTSTSRGSNVVHNLSANFLAGYGTGLDGLEIGLGLNIEREFACGAQLTAVANIVAGPVRGMQAAIGLNFASSLRGVQMGSIDIVAGPVKGVQMGALDIAGDVVGAQLGMLNIAGAVSGIQLGTVNVATGPVKGLQFGLVNYADRSTLSFGLLNIIRRGRLHIDLWGQETGIVMAGIEHGGDYIHNIYGVGTRLVGAERRLVFSLGLGGHVQLSKRFSVDVDLLGYSLHETPSLAPTAFLAQARVVAALEIGARLGVFAGPSYTVVNARSVEDALLAPYDSGSLDLSASSPVLGWPGVTIGLRTF, from the coding sequence ATGAACCGAAACGACGCCGCCACGAGGGCCTCGCGCGCCATTCTCCTCGCGCTCCGCGTCGCCCTGCTCGCCGCGGGCCCGCTCTCCATGCCCACCTTCACCCGCGCGGCGCATGCCGAGGAGCCGACGGGCAGCGCGGTCGTCCTCGTCGTGGAAGGTTTGCCCTGGGATGTCGATCCGGAAGCCGTGCGCGCGGCGATCGGCCGGGAGATTGGCAAAGCCGTGGTCCTCTCGGGCGCGGCGCCTGCTGGGAAAGCTTCGTTCGTGCTGCGCGGCGAGGGCGGGCGGCGCGTGACGCTGACGTACCGCGCCGACGGCGAGGGCGCGATCGTGGGTCGCACGATCGATCTTCCGGACGACGCCGAGCGCGCGGCGGACACGCTGGCCTTGCTCGCGGGGAACCTCGCGCGCGACGAGGCCGCCGAGCTCGCGGCGCTCCTCGGCAAACGGCCCGAGGACAAACCCGCGGCTGCGCCGAGCGAAGCGCCGAAGGAAACACCGAGCGAAGCGCCGAGCGACGCATCGAGCGACGCACCCGCTGCGCCTCCCGTCGCGGAAAAAGCCGAGGCTCCTGCGCAGGAAGCGCCCGCGAAGGCGCCGCCGCCAAAAGGCGAACCCGCGCCACGAAAGGCCGCGCCTGCGCGTGCGCCCGCGCCTGCGGTCGAGCCACCCACGACGCCCACGCGTACGCCCTCGCTCGAAGAGCTCGCGCCTTGCTGGCGTCATGATGCCACGCCGTTTTTTGCGGGCGCCAACGCGCTCCCTCGGATCGGCACGTCGACGAGCCGGGGGTCGAACGTCGTGCACAACCTCTCGGCGAACTTCCTCGCCGGGTATGGCACGGGCCTCGACGGCCTCGAAATCGGGCTCGGACTGAACATCGAGCGCGAATTCGCATGCGGCGCGCAGCTCACCGCCGTCGCCAACATCGTGGCCGGTCCCGTGCGCGGCATGCAGGCGGCGATCGGATTGAATTTCGCCTCTTCGCTGCGCGGCGTGCAGATGGGCAGCATCGATATCGTCGCAGGCCCGGTGAAAGGGGTGCAAATGGGCGCCCTCGACATCGCCGGCGACGTGGTCGGCGCGCAGCTCGGCATGTTGAACATCGCGGGCGCCGTATCGGGGATCCAGCTCGGCACCGTCAACGTGGCCACGGGCCCGGTCAAAGGGTTGCAGTTCGGGCTCGTCAACTATGCGGACCGCTCCACGTTGTCGTTTGGCCTGCTCAACATCATCCGTCGCGGCCGTCTGCACATCGATCTATGGGGGCAGGAGACGGGCATCGTGATGGCCGGTATCGAGCACGGCGGCGATTACATCCACAACATCTACGGTGTCGGCACGCGCCTCGTGGGCGCCGAGCGGCGCCTCGTGTTCAGCTTGGGCCTCGGCGGGCACGTGCAACTTTCGAAGCGTTTCTCCGTCGACGTCGACCTCCTCGGCTATTCGCTGCACGAAACGCCGAGCCTCGCTCCCACCGCATTCCTCGCGCAGGCGCGTGTCGTCGCCGCCCTGGAGATTGGCGCGCGCCTCGGCGTCTTCGCAGGCCCGAGTTACACCGTGGTCAATGCACGCTCGGTGGAAGATGCCTTGCTCGCCCCGTACGACAGTGGAAGCCTGGATCTGAGCGCCTCGAGCCCCGTGCTCGGCTGGCCCGGCGTGACGATTGGCTTGCGGACGTTTTAA